In bacterium, a genomic segment contains:
- a CDS encoding glycosyltransferase family 4 protein, with protein MRICLLCYRGNPYCGGQGIYLYHLSRALSASGNHVTILVGPPYPEPTPWARVERIPNRQYWGKRGLLTEQGNPINVFKPLEFFEFATSRLGYFPEPLAFSLRAFKRFKLLHKEKPFDVIHDVETLGYGVLMARKLGVIAVATVHHPLSLDMAAHLAKAGSWKERYYNVVFFPLMMQKMVARRLDGLITASEAGKREIIQSFSVNPARVHLVYTGVDLERFSPDPDVPREPMKILFVGNAQDPRKGIRVLFEAMRLLPLSVKLDIVDQGEPEKTYAPQLVRAMGLSQRVRFTGRVPLEELVHLYRRASLLVLPSRFEGFGLPVVEALGCATPVVVTEAGSLPEVVGKDQGALTVPPEDPKALALAIHRILSQPEMGRQMGKLGRKRVEALFSWERTARETLEVYERARQGEFSK; from the coding sequence ATGCGAATTTGCCTGCTTTGTTACCGAGGGAATCCTTACTGTGGGGGGCAGGGCATATACCTTTACCACCTAAGCAGGGCCTTGTCAGCCTCGGGAAACCATGTGACCATTCTGGTGGGCCCGCCTTACCCTGAACCCACCCCTTGGGCCAGGGTGGAGAGGATCCCCAACAGGCAATACTGGGGCAAAAGAGGTCTTCTGACCGAGCAGGGAAATCCCATCAATGTGTTCAAGCCTCTGGAGTTTTTCGAATTTGCCACTTCCAGGCTGGGCTATTTTCCTGAGCCCCTGGCCTTCAGCCTAAGAGCATTCAAGAGGTTCAAGCTCCTGCACAAAGAAAAGCCCTTTGACGTGATTCATGATGTGGAGACACTGGGGTATGGTGTCTTGATGGCGCGCAAACTTGGTGTTATAGCGGTGGCCACCGTGCATCACCCCCTGAGTCTCGACATGGCAGCCCATCTGGCCAAAGCAGGATCCTGGAAGGAAAGGTATTACAACGTGGTATTTTTCCCTCTGATGATGCAGAAAATGGTGGCCCGAAGACTAGACGGGCTGATAACCGCATCTGAGGCTGGCAAGAGGGAAATCATTCAAAGTTTTTCCGTGAACCCGGCCAGAGTGCACCTGGTTTACACAGGCGTGGATCTGGAGAGATTCTCACCGGATCCAGATGTGCCCAGAGAACCCATGAAGATTCTCTTTGTGGGAAATGCCCAGGACCCCAGGAAAGGTATCAGGGTGCTCTTTGAGGCCATGAGGCTTTTGCCGCTATCGGTGAAACTGGACATAGTGGACCAGGGGGAACCAGAGAAAACCTATGCTCCCCAGCTTGTGCGGGCTATGGGGCTGAGCCAAAGGGTCAGGTTCACGGGGCGGGTACCTCTGGAAGAGCTGGTTCATCTGTACAGGAGAGCCTCCTTGCTGGTGCTGCCCTCCAGATTCGAGGGCTTCGGGCTTCCTGTGGTGGAGGCACTGGGCTGCGCCACTCCGGTGGTGGTCACAGAAGCAGGCTCTCTGCCTGAGGTGGTGGGCAAAGATCAGGGGGCTCTGACAGTGCCTCCCGAAGACCCCAAGGCCTTGGCCCTGGCCATTCACAGGATTTTGTCCCAGCCGGAAATGGGAAGACAAATGGGAAAACTCGGAAGGAAGAGGGTTGAGGCGCTATTTAGCTGGGAACGCACGGCCAGAGAGACCCTTGAAGTCTATGAAAGGGCAAGGCAAGGAGAATTCTCCAAGTAG
- a CDS encoding methyltransferase domain-containing protein: MCSCTKSEPLDRTWDDEQVIPPELGPDTAFLFDRMTRDTLEAVGARPGARVLDVGCGRGLDLASQWDKKAVLIGCDPSEIMVKRAKETLEHKGLRPLVVCCSAENLPFCSNSLDRVYCKGAIDHFYDPQRALQEMARVLRPGGGLVVSVANFESLGCRLGRVYNRLHRIFTGKELPRPHFWEIPKDHVYRFHRKLLVGFMPPEVHIVDLRGISLFWGVPGWGAFLKRLSPGTRGILLFLLDRLARVFPSVADVIVLKARKPGKIREAQNSPKVLERIRGVEMNANSRVQGLLICMGTVVAAILFLIGVFMKSYWALAIPVAIGFLWLLGLAFWIGWTLLTIRVEPPRE; the protein is encoded by the coding sequence TTGTGCTCCTGTACTAAATCAGAACCTCTGGATCGAACCTGGGACGACGAGCAGGTGATACCCCCGGAGCTGGGCCCAGACACAGCCTTTCTTTTTGATCGCATGACCAGGGATACCCTGGAGGCGGTTGGGGCCAGACCAGGGGCAAGAGTGCTGGATGTGGGCTGCGGCCGAGGCCTGGACCTGGCCTCCCAGTGGGACAAGAAAGCAGTGCTCATAGGCTGTGACCCCTCGGAAATCATGGTCAAAAGGGCCAAAGAAACCTTAGAGCACAAGGGTCTCAGGCCTCTTGTGGTGTGCTGCAGCGCCGAGAACCTGCCATTTTGTTCCAACAGCCTGGATCGGGTCTACTGCAAAGGAGCCATAGACCATTTCTATGACCCCCAAAGGGCGCTGCAAGAAATGGCAAGGGTACTTAGGCCTGGTGGGGGATTGGTGGTATCAGTAGCAAATTTTGAAAGCCTTGGATGCCGCCTGGGTCGGGTCTATAACCGGCTCCACAGAATCTTTACCGGAAAGGAGCTTCCAAGACCTCACTTCTGGGAGATCCCCAAAGATCACGTTTATCGTTTCCACAGGAAGCTGCTGGTGGGTTTCATGCCTCCAGAAGTGCACATTGTAGATCTTAGAGGTATTTCTCTGTTCTGGGGGGTTCCTGGCTGGGGGGCTTTTCTTAAGAGGCTCTCGCCAGGGACAAGGGGAATCTTGCTTTTTTTGCTGGATCGTCTGGCCAGAGTGTTCCCTTCTGTGGCTGACGTCATTGTCCTGAAGGCGCGCAAACCGGGAAAAATAAGGGAGGCACAGAACTCTCCCAAGGTGCTTGAGAGGATAAGAGGGGTGGAAATGAACGCTAACTCGAGAGTTCAGGGGTTGCTCATCTGCATGGGGACGGTGGTGGCCGCCATACTTTTTCTCATAGGAGTGTTCATGAAGAGCTACTGGGCCCTGGCAATACCCGTAGCCATAGGTTTTTTGTGGTTGCTGGGACTAGCCTTCTGGATAGGCTGGACCCTTCTGACCATTCGGGTGGAGCCTCCCAGGGAGTGA
- a CDS encoding glycosyltransferase family 4 protein has translation MKDQRRPLNICLLTYRGNPFCGGQGVYVQYLAQELVRLGHSVRVISGPPYPWLPEGVQLHKVESHIFFGYSSSQILANTPLKRLLSPLNFYEFSSSRIGVFPEIRAFSFRAYERLREMLQKETLDVIHDNQCLGYGFLLMKAFSVPLVATIHHPLSIDRRTWFETPSGLRQKIKMLLYYPLVMQRIVAANMDRIVTVSQDASIQIQRDFKIPAQRIRVVYNGLDTDVFKPLPQQQRVPKRILFVGNVADRKKGILYLLQAMAEVDSAAHLVIVDGGTPTRVSAWDLVKALGLDNRVSVTGKIGREELVRLYCSAQLAVVPSLYEGFGFPAAEAMACEVPVVATTAGALPEVVGRDQSCGTLVPPRDPHALAQALNALLAQPGKCLEMGKAGRRRVLTHFTWRKAAEQLVDIYREMKIAYH, from the coding sequence GTGAAGGACCAACGCAGACCACTTAACATCTGTCTTCTCACATACAGAGGAAATCCTTTTTGCGGGGGCCAGGGTGTGTACGTCCAGTATCTGGCCCAGGAGCTGGTTCGTCTAGGGCACAGTGTGCGTGTTATATCTGGTCCGCCCTACCCATGGCTCCCAGAGGGAGTGCAACTTCACAAGGTGGAAAGTCACATTTTTTTTGGGTACTCCAGCTCCCAGATTCTGGCCAACACGCCCCTCAAAAGACTCTTGAGCCCATTGAATTTTTACGAATTCTCTTCCTCCCGCATAGGGGTTTTCCCGGAAATAAGGGCCTTTAGCTTCAGAGCCTATGAAAGGCTCAGAGAAATGCTTCAGAAGGAAACCCTGGATGTTATCCACGACAACCAATGCCTAGGTTATGGTTTCTTGCTCATGAAGGCCTTTTCAGTTCCCCTGGTGGCCACCATTCACCATCCTTTGAGCATAGACAGGAGGACCTGGTTCGAGACACCCAGCGGACTTCGTCAGAAGATAAAAATGCTGCTTTATTATCCGCTTGTCATGCAGAGAATCGTGGCGGCTAACATGGACAGAATAGTCACGGTCTCACAGGATGCCTCCATTCAGATCCAGAGGGATTTCAAGATCCCTGCACAGAGGATCCGGGTGGTTTACAACGGCCTGGACACAGATGTTTTCAAGCCCCTGCCCCAGCAACAGAGGGTCCCCAAACGAATTCTTTTTGTGGGCAATGTGGCGGATCGAAAGAAGGGGATTCTTTATCTCCTGCAGGCCATGGCCGAGGTGGACTCTGCAGCCCACCTGGTCATAGTGGATGGCGGCACTCCAACGCGGGTATCGGCATGGGATCTGGTAAAGGCATTGGGCCTGGACAACAGGGTAAGTGTGACGGGCAAGATAGGGAGGGAGGAATTGGTAAGACTTTATTGCTCGGCCCAGCTGGCCGTTGTGCCCTCCCTTTACGAAGGATTTGGATTTCCGGCTGCCGAGGCCATGGCCTGCGAGGTACCGGTGGTAGCCACGACAGCAGGGGCCTTGCCCGAGGTGGTGGGCAGGGACCAAAGCTGCGGTACTTTGGTGCCCCCTCGTGATCCCCACGCCCTTGCCCAGGCACTAAATGCACTGCTTGCCCAGCCCGGGAAATGCTTGGAGATGGGCAAGGCAGGGCGCAGAAGGGTGCTGACTCATTTCACCTGGCGAAAGGCAGCAGAGCAGTTGGTGGACATATACAGAGAGATGAAGATTGCTTACCATTAG
- a CDS encoding class I SAM-dependent methyltransferase, protein MLTISLKTFSPKPGDWILDAGCGEGRHSFALHRMDCKVFALDMDLTSLRKAQYVLREMDKRGEGRGKYLVLRGDNLALPFGQNTFHRIVCAEVLEHIPDDRGAVLELVRVLKPGGLMAVTVPTSFTEVVYGKLSPAYFRTPGGHIRIYSPWQISRLLTSCGLKIISIGFAHSFHSLYWVLRCLCGLHDQEAFIPRLYHRFLHQVVLHPRLSRFEHSCNYLFPKSMVLYAQRHSPRG, encoded by the coding sequence TTGCTTACCATTAGCCTCAAGACATTCTCCCCAAAGCCGGGTGATTGGATCCTGGATGCCGGCTGCGGAGAGGGTCGTCATAGCTTTGCCCTCCACCGCATGGACTGCAAGGTTTTTGCCCTGGACATGGATCTGACTTCCCTGCGTAAGGCCCAGTACGTGCTAAGGGAGATGGACAAAAGAGGGGAGGGACGGGGTAAGTACCTTGTGCTCAGGGGGGATAACCTGGCCCTTCCTTTTGGCCAGAACACATTTCACAGAATAGTCTGTGCGGAAGTCCTGGAACACATCCCAGATGATCGTGGGGCAGTATTGGAGCTGGTCAGGGTTCTCAAGCCGGGCGGCCTGATGGCCGTCACGGTCCCCACCTCATTCACAGAGGTTGTTTATGGAAAACTCTCCCCCGCATATTTCAGGACGCCGGGCGGCCACATCAGGATTTACAGCCCTTGGCAAATCTCGAGGCTCCTCACCAGTTGCGGGCTGAAAATAATATCAATAGGCTTTGCCCACTCCTTCCACAGTCTTTACTGGGTGTTGAGGTGCCTATGCGGGCTCCATGACCAAGAGGCCTTCATACCCAGGCTATACCATCGTTTCTTGCACCAGGTGGTACTGCATCCCAGACTGAGCCGCTTCGAGCACTCCTGCAACTACCTTTTTCCCAAGAGCATGGTGCTCTATGCCCAGAGGCATTCACCAAGGGGATAG
- a CDS encoding endonuclease V has protein sequence MEEQKVQSRGPREALRVRKIHPWDVSPKDAIQIQETLRQQVVVRGTVRGLRWVAGCDVAYHFSKPQLIGGVVVWDVMHRVVVESHVVEAEVRFPYIPGLLSFREVPVLLETLPKIKSKVQVVLVDGHGAAHPRGMGMASHLGLHLDIPTVGCAKNSLAGKWELPGPSKGDHSWIFLNGTKVGAVLRTRDRVRPVFVSPGHRIGLEGALRVVLCCLNGRRIPEPLREAHMLVERLKGPRSI, from the coding sequence TTGGAAGAGCAAAAGGTGCAGAGTCGGGGGCCAAGAGAAGCTCTTAGGGTCAGGAAGATTCATCCCTGGGACGTCAGCCCCAAGGATGCCATCCAGATCCAGGAGACTCTGCGGCAACAGGTGGTGGTAAGGGGGACTGTGCGAGGCCTCAGATGGGTGGCCGGCTGCGATGTGGCCTATCATTTCTCAAAGCCCCAGTTGATAGGTGGAGTGGTGGTCTGGGATGTGATGCACAGGGTGGTCGTGGAATCTCATGTGGTGGAGGCCGAGGTCAGATTTCCATACATCCCAGGACTCTTGTCTTTCAGGGAGGTTCCGGTGCTCTTGGAAACCCTTCCCAAGATCAAAAGCAAGGTCCAGGTGGTTCTGGTGGACGGCCACGGGGCAGCCCACCCCAGGGGCATGGGCATGGCAAGTCATTTGGGGCTTCATCTGGATATACCGACAGTGGGATGCGCCAAGAACTCACTGGCGGGCAAATGGGAATTGCCCGGGCCCAGCAAAGGGGATCACTCTTGGATCTTCCTGAACGGGACCAAGGTGGGGGCGGTTTTGCGCACCAGAGACAGGGTGCGTCCTGTGTTTGTGTCTCCAGGCCACCGCATAGGACTGGAAGGAGCCTTGAGGGTGGTATTGTGCTGCTTAAATGGTAGAAGGATTCCAGAACCCTTGAGGGAGGCGCACATGCTGGTGGAAAGACTCAAGGGTCCAAGATCCATTTGA